From a single Adhaeribacter swui genomic region:
- a CDS encoding PAS domain-containing protein produces the protein MAKRIALIYLLIGLSWITISGWSLQEISKLQNLPTEQIFWVERWKGYFFVIVTTLIFYVFLHRVFAGKQKNDQQFRRMFDDNPNPMWVYDKESLRFVAVNQAMIVEYGYTREELLQMTIKQIRPVTSLPALENRLQEDIPAYSKSGIWCHQKKDGALFYVRIYSNATEYNGRPCRLVMAFDITPIIQAEQENRVLTNRLAKKERYLRSLINSQTTFLIRINTQGEYTFVNQAFRKELDYQTESLDGQLFTQHIRHQDKENIQDLITQCLQKPGKVIPIMVPMLAKQTKTIMVEWEFVAIKADNNKITELQGMGRDVTEEIESQSKIIEYTQRINDILESITDGFFAVDKNWDFTYVNTEFEHLLHSKRENILGNSLWGQFPDWVSLQFFSELQKAMHDQVKVHFEEYYSGAQAWFQVVAYPTHDGLAVFFHDITREKMAQEKAFEDAQNLNALINNPSVMIWSVDRNYRLITANQPFLDQTFNNTGVRPQPGDRVLYPELASGLINKWIDFYQRAFNGEVFTVDDKEFTTSNEVKYYQISFNPIKDRDGNIIGTGCFSRDITENKLHQIKIQEQNDKLKEIAWIQSHKVRVPVANILGLINAFNYKDLTDPFNLEVLANLNVVTNDLDLIIREIVDKTNEIEDSSTRYSNMRLMLGDRIDIHPPMNN, from the coding sequence ATGGCAAAAAGAATAGCACTGATTTATTTACTGATAGGTTTGAGTTGGATAACAATCAGCGGCTGGTCTCTTCAGGAAATTAGCAAGTTGCAAAATTTACCAACCGAACAAATTTTTTGGGTAGAAAGATGGAAAGGTTACTTTTTTGTTATTGTAACAACCCTAATTTTTTACGTTTTTCTTCATCGTGTTTTTGCCGGAAAACAAAAGAATGACCAGCAGTTCCGGCGCATGTTTGATGACAACCCGAACCCGATGTGGGTTTATGATAAAGAATCGTTGCGCTTTGTGGCAGTTAACCAGGCCATGATTGTAGAATATGGCTATACCCGCGAAGAATTATTGCAGATGACAATTAAGCAAATTCGTCCGGTTACCAGCTTGCCCGCCCTGGAAAACCGTTTGCAAGAAGATATTCCTGCTTATTCCAAAAGCGGTATCTGGTGCCATCAAAAAAAAGATGGAGCGCTTTTTTACGTTCGCATATATTCCAACGCAACCGAATACAATGGCCGCCCGTGCCGGCTGGTAATGGCTTTTGATATCACGCCCATTATTCAGGCCGAACAGGAAAACCGGGTTTTAACCAACCGGTTGGCTAAAAAAGAACGCTATTTACGCTCGCTCATTAACTCGCAAACAACGTTTCTTATCCGCATTAACACCCAAGGAGAATATACCTTTGTTAATCAAGCTTTCCGGAAAGAGCTGGATTACCAAACCGAAAGTCTGGATGGCCAGCTATTTACGCAACACATACGTCACCAGGACAAAGAAAATATTCAGGATTTAATTACGCAGTGTTTGCAGAAGCCGGGAAAAGTTATTCCTATAATGGTGCCGATGCTGGCTAAACAAACCAAAACCATAATGGTAGAATGGGAATTTGTAGCCATTAAAGCCGATAATAATAAGATTACCGAACTTCAGGGCATGGGCCGCGATGTAACCGAAGAAATAGAATCGCAATCCAAAATAATTGAATACACGCAGCGCATTAATGATATTCTGGAAAGTATCACCGATGGATTTTTTGCCGTAGATAAAAATTGGGATTTTACTTACGTAAATACAGAATTTGAGCATTTATTACACAGTAAACGAGAAAACATTTTAGGAAATTCGTTGTGGGGGCAATTTCCGGATTGGGTTTCGCTGCAATTTTTTAGCGAATTGCAGAAGGCCATGCACGATCAGGTAAAAGTACACTTCGAAGAATATTATTCCGGTGCTCAGGCTTGGTTCCAGGTTGTTGCCTATCCTACGCACGATGGCCTGGCGGTTTTTTTCCACGATATTACCCGCGAAAAAATGGCTCAGGAAAAAGCTTTTGAAGATGCCCAAAACTTAAATGCCCTGATTAACAATCCAAGCGTAATGATATGGTCGGTGGATAGAAATTACCGCCTAATTACCGCAAATCAGCCTTTTCTGGATCAAACTTTTAATAACACAGGAGTACGACCTCAACCAGGCGACAGGGTTTTGTACCCGGAACTTGCCTCCGGATTAATAAATAAATGGATCGATTTTTACCAACGGGCCTTTAACGGCGAAGTATTTACGGTAGATGATAAAGAGTTTACCACCAGCAACGAAGTCAAGTATTACCAGATCAGCTTTAATCCGATTAAAGACCGCGATGGTAATATTATTGGAACCGGCTGTTTTTCGCGGGATATTACCGAAAATAAACTGCACCAGATTAAAATTCAGGAGCAAAACGACAAATTAAAAGAAATAGCCTGGATTCAGTCGCATAAAGTGCGGGTGCCAGTTGCCAATATTTTAGGGCTTATCAATGCTTTTAATTACAAAGATTTAACTGATCCGTTTAACCTGGAAGTGTTGGCCAACCTAAACGTAGTTACCAACGACCTGGACTTAATAATTAGGGAAATAGTAGATAAAACCAACGAAATTGAAGACAGCAGCACCCGTTATTCTAACATGCGCTTAATGTTAGGCGACCGGATTGATATTCATCCACCAATGAACAATTAA
- a CDS encoding YbaB/EbfC family nucleoid-associated protein: MFDMFSMMGKMKEVQAKMKEAQDNLQFITVTAESGAGMVKAKANGLRKLISLEIDSSLLNQDDKEMLSDLIVAAVNKAMDEASDKARDEMKRQTEGLLPNIPGLDLSSLGL; this comes from the coding sequence ATGTTTGATATGTTTTCGATGATGGGCAAGATGAAAGAGGTTCAGGCCAAAATGAAAGAAGCCCAGGATAATCTTCAGTTTATTACCGTAACCGCCGAATCGGGCGCTGGCATGGTTAAAGCTAAAGCCAATGGTTTACGCAAACTTATTTCCCTCGAAATCGATTCGTCGTTATTAAACCAGGACGATAAAGAAATGCTTTCGGATTTAATAGTGGCAGCGGTAAACAAAGCCATGGACGAAGCCAGCGATAAAGCCCGCGACGAAATGAAACGCCAAACCGAAGGCTTATTACCCAACATACCCGGATTAGATTTAAGCAGCCTTGGATTATAA
- a CDS encoding T9SS type B sorting domain-containing protein yields MLLVKPIILLRNFLILLFIPFLFFSAKVWAQTSTCTEKFKAYNVSGVEVNTFCVGETIRFKSCAQNAQPDKEYYDTDKANGLTFPDTIKSVTYVNPGTYTVTQLINTGLPGNNQFERTFKVLATPLPQIQTLVCAQNKINLKITDSNYDVYHIAFGNGVERRVLPGKDTVITYNNPGTYTITIRAAYRTATCTVSNQVTIQTLPEIKAPELLSLEMLNADNQTGSIDLQTANILPEYSYVVESAPVGSSNFSEVQKLNAVPGSGVIRLSDINTLTMYQYRLRVTDACGTATGVYSNTLINLPLTLTTAQNALRLSWPTYSLLNEILNFQIYRGTTLLATLPRTATSYTDAAVTCGRQYCYRVVAQLQNNRYSRSNESCGTNNTTSTPPQGLAFASFNQKNQAVLQLQIPATATFQEVAWQKKVNNGAFSNLASAKQLSIVDSSVFSATNQICYQATYTDSCGQTSMVSTITCPVILTGLFNTAENKVSLNWSGYVGFTDTPRYTLEVIDDATGQILKNVNLGNTRAYTDNNLSTTSQLIGYRIKVTSANSPVISYSNKFVMAQNFSAYIPTAFSPNNDGLNDIFEVKGRFIQAVKLKIYNRWGQVIFESKSPNEGWNGKINGQDAPVGTYIYTLVAQDLNGNTIQRKGSVTLVK; encoded by the coding sequence ATGCTACTTGTAAAACCTATAATCTTGTTGCGTAACTTTTTAATTCTACTATTTATACCGTTTTTGTTTTTTAGTGCCAAAGTATGGGCTCAAACCAGCACCTGCACTGAAAAATTTAAAGCCTACAACGTTTCTGGTGTAGAGGTAAATACTTTTTGCGTAGGCGAAACCATTCGTTTTAAATCGTGCGCCCAGAACGCTCAACCAGATAAAGAGTATTATGATACCGATAAAGCTAATGGTTTAACTTTTCCGGATACCATTAAAAGTGTTACTTACGTTAATCCTGGCACGTACACCGTAACGCAATTAATAAATACCGGTTTGCCCGGCAATAACCAGTTCGAACGAACTTTTAAAGTTCTGGCTACTCCCCTGCCTCAAATACAAACTTTAGTCTGCGCCCAAAATAAAATAAATTTAAAAATTACCGATTCCAACTACGATGTTTACCACATTGCGTTTGGCAACGGCGTAGAACGCCGCGTATTACCCGGTAAGGACACTGTCATAACGTATAATAATCCGGGCACTTATACCATTACCATCCGGGCGGCCTACCGTACGGCTACTTGCACCGTAAGCAACCAGGTAACAATACAAACTTTACCCGAAATAAAAGCGCCGGAACTCCTTAGCCTGGAAATGTTAAATGCCGATAACCAAACGGGCAGTATAGACCTGCAAACCGCGAACATTTTACCGGAATACAGCTACGTAGTTGAAAGTGCTCCTGTGGGCAGTTCTAATTTTTCGGAAGTACAAAAGTTAAATGCCGTTCCGGGTTCGGGAGTAATTCGCCTGTCTGATATTAATACTCTGACCATGTACCAGTACCGGTTGCGGGTTACCGATGCTTGTGGAACAGCCACGGGCGTTTATTCCAATACCTTAATCAATTTACCCCTAACTTTAACCACAGCGCAAAACGCATTACGCCTTAGCTGGCCGACTTATTCGTTACTAAACGAAATTTTAAATTTTCAGATTTACCGGGGTACTACTTTACTGGCAACCTTGCCCCGTACGGCTACTTCTTACACCGATGCTGCCGTAACTTGTGGCCGGCAGTATTGTTACCGGGTGGTAGCCCAATTACAGAATAACCGGTATTCGCGTTCCAACGAGTCTTGCGGCACAAATAACACAACCAGCACTCCACCCCAAGGTTTGGCTTTTGCTTCTTTTAATCAGAAAAACCAGGCAGTTTTGCAATTGCAAATTCCGGCCACAGCCACTTTTCAGGAAGTTGCCTGGCAGAAAAAAGTAAATAACGGGGCATTTAGTAATTTAGCCTCGGCAAAGCAACTTTCAATAGTCGATTCTTCGGTTTTTAGCGCTACCAACCAAATTTGTTACCAAGCCACCTACACCGATTCTTGCGGCCAAACCTCTATGGTAAGTACTATTACCTGCCCGGTTATACTTACCGGATTATTTAATACCGCCGAAAACAAAGTTAGTTTAAACTGGTCGGGTTATGTTGGCTTTACCGATACCCCCCGCTACACCCTGGAAGTTATAGACGATGCCACCGGACAAATTCTTAAAAATGTAAACCTAGGCAATACTCGCGCTTACACCGATAACAACCTGAGCACCACCAGCCAATTAATCGGTTACCGCATTAAAGTTACTTCGGCCAATTCGCCGGTAATTAGTTATTCTAATAAATTTGTAATGGCACAAAACTTTTCTGCTTATATTCCCACCGCCTTTTCGCCCAATAACGATGGTTTAAACGATATATTTGAGGTAAAAGGCCGGTTTATTCAAGCAGTTAAACTTAAAATTTATAATCGCTGGGGGCAGGTTATATTCGAAAGTAAAAGTCCGAACGAAGGCTGGAACGGTAAAATTAATGGGCAGGACGCGCCCGTAGGTACGTATATTTATACCTTGGTGGCGCAGGATTTGAACGGCAACACCATCCAGCGAAAAGGCTCGGTAACTTTAGTAAAATAA
- the hisS gene encoding histidine--tRNA ligase, with protein sequence MSKEKPSLPKGTRDFGPEVVGKRNYIFNTIKKTFQKFGFQPLETPTMENLSVLTGKYGDEGDQLIFKILNSGDYLAKTTASDLEQGSKHVLRKISEKALRYDLTVPFARYVVMNRNEITFPFKRYQIQPVWRADRPQRGRYREFYQCDADVVGTKSLLCEAEIVLMIDEVLTSLGISDFTIKINHRKILSGLFETLRAQGSETDLFVAIDKLDKIGQEGVSKELQEKGYTPKMVDRLFTLLSIEGSFEEKLHNLEVAYKQAIGEPRDNIELDETGNYNGKTKVGFLRALDNFVGFEQVKQVQDFLKNLNFKNFNRLEFDPTLARGLSYYTGCIFEVKVNNVKMGSISGGGRYDNLTGMFGLPDVSGVGISFGVDRIYDVMEELQLFPESAQNSTQVLIANFDRQSETFALPILQQLRTAGISTELYPDQVKLGKQMTYADQKKIPFVLLIGSKEIETGHLKLKNMRTGEQESLTLEEIINRLAA encoded by the coding sequence ATGAGCAAAGAAAAGCCAAGCCTGCCGAAAGGTACCCGTGATTTTGGTCCGGAAGTGGTAGGAAAGCGGAATTACATTTTTAATACCATCAAAAAAACTTTTCAGAAGTTTGGTTTTCAGCCGCTGGAAACTCCAACCATGGAAAACCTTTCGGTACTTACCGGCAAGTACGGCGACGAAGGAGATCAGTTAATTTTTAAAATTTTAAATTCCGGCGATTACCTGGCTAAAACTACTGCTTCGGATTTAGAGCAAGGCAGTAAACATGTACTCCGCAAGATTTCCGAAAAAGCCTTGCGCTACGATTTAACCGTACCGTTTGCCCGTTACGTGGTCATGAACCGCAACGAAATAACTTTTCCGTTTAAACGCTACCAAATTCAACCGGTTTGGCGCGCCGACCGGCCGCAGCGGGGCCGTTACCGCGAGTTTTACCAGTGCGATGCCGATGTAGTGGGTACCAAATCTTTGCTCTGCGAAGCCGAAATTGTGCTGATGATTGATGAGGTGCTCACCAGTTTAGGTATATCGGATTTTACCATTAAAATCAACCACCGCAAAATCCTGAGCGGTTTATTTGAAACATTAAGAGCCCAAGGATCAGAGACTGATTTATTTGTGGCCATTGATAAACTGGATAAAATTGGACAGGAAGGCGTAAGCAAAGAACTACAGGAAAAAGGCTATACGCCCAAAATGGTTGACAGACTATTTACGCTGCTTTCAATTGAAGGCTCGTTTGAAGAAAAATTACATAATTTAGAAGTTGCGTATAAACAAGCTATCGGTGAACCTCGAGATAATATTGAGTTAGACGAGACAGGAAATTATAATGGAAAAACCAAGGTTGGATTTTTGCGAGCATTAGACAATTTTGTAGGTTTTGAGCAGGTTAAGCAAGTTCAGGATTTTTTAAAAAATTTAAATTTTAAAAATTTCAACCGCTTAGAATTTGATCCTACTCTGGCTCGTGGCCTCTCCTACTATACCGGCTGCATTTTTGAAGTTAAAGTAAATAACGTAAAAATGGGCAGCATTTCCGGTGGTGGCCGCTACGATAACCTGACTGGCATGTTTGGTTTACCAGATGTGTCGGGGGTTGGCATTTCGTTTGGCGTAGACCGGATTTACGATGTAATGGAAGAGCTGCAGTTATTTCCGGAGTCGGCGCAAAACAGTACGCAGGTATTAATTGCCAATTTCGATCGCCAATCCGAAACTTTTGCTTTACCCATTTTGCAACAACTGCGAACCGCCGGAATCTCTACGGAGCTTTACCCGGATCAGGTGAAACTGGGCAAGCAAATGACTTATGCCGACCAGAAAAAAATACCGTTTGTTTTGCTGATTGGTTCCAAAGAAATAGAAACCGGGCATTTAAAATTAAAAAATATGCGAACCGGCGAACAAGAAAGCCTGACTTTAGAAGAAATTATTAACCGGCTAGCAGCATGA
- a CDS encoding aromatic amino acid lyase, with translation MSSEDVVWLQLDKPLTVEAIQQILGQLTTLRYQPNESHFGNLENAASKKEFISFAEITDYALGFGTEVPAEITRVMLLLLADFTAKHPVSNGAAIINRILEFYQFDVFPQVFTRGLFASPTAHALLPIFSQSKVYYQGYLLNAADVHDIFSWQPVIWPADFPASVQHISYLDLAVLVYTFIQFKQIRQYTQTLFAGNDYFLSAEEFFEEQTNNLATQIQAAIALPEEHTTYVSGLGMQLNKLLAKFGEHISDYFAEQGSSSPDYLIIKENFKINLNLLPGLLKPLTQKNLVLIEENSQPTLNSSFVFGSAPLMQTYAILKNLEQTVALATLLQLKPSQKKPESENFKNSSLANTYLNQVISVLKEANFADIIRQTVTFMYATCKTYNLVA, from the coding sequence ATGAGTAGCGAGGATGTGGTTTGGTTACAACTGGATAAACCGTTAACGGTGGAGGCTATTCAACAAATTCTGGGGCAGCTTACCACGCTCAGGTACCAGCCAAATGAGTCGCATTTTGGTAATCTAGAAAATGCAGCCAGCAAAAAAGAGTTTATTTCTTTCGCCGAAATCACGGATTATGCTTTAGGGTTCGGAACCGAAGTGCCCGCGGAAATAACCCGGGTTATGCTCCTGCTTTTAGCTGATTTTACCGCCAAACATCCGGTAAGTAATGGGGCAGCCATTATTAACCGGATTTTAGAATTTTACCAGTTCGATGTTTTTCCGCAGGTATTTACGCGAGGCTTGTTTGCTTCGCCTACGGCGCACGCCCTTTTACCAATATTTAGCCAAAGTAAAGTGTATTACCAGGGTTATCTTTTAAATGCCGCGGATGTGCACGATATTTTTAGTTGGCAACCTGTAATCTGGCCAGCAGATTTTCCAGCTTCTGTACAACATATTTCTTACCTGGACTTGGCCGTTCTGGTTTATACTTTTATTCAGTTTAAGCAAATACGGCAGTACACCCAAACGCTTTTCGCCGGCAACGATTATTTTTTATCTGCTGAAGAATTTTTTGAGGAGCAAACCAACAATCTGGCCACCCAAATACAAGCCGCAATAGCGCTTCCGGAAGAACATACCACATACGTTAGTGGCCTGGGTATGCAGTTAAATAAATTGCTGGCAAAATTTGGGGAACATATCAGCGACTATTTTGCAGAACAAGGTTCATCATCTCCAGATTATTTAATTATTAAAGAAAATTTTAAAATAAATTTAAACTTACTTCCAGGCCTGCTAAAGCCATTAACCCAAAAGAACTTAGTTTTAATTGAAGAAAATTCCCAACCGACGTTAAACAGTTCCTTTGTTTTTGGTAGCGCCCCCCTGATGCAGACCTATGCGATTTTAAAAAATCTGGAACAAACGGTGGCTTTAGCCACTTTGCTGCAGCTAAAACCTTCGCAAAAAAAGCCGGAATCGGAAAATTTTAAAAATAGCAGTTTGGCAAACACATACCTAAACCAGGTTATTTCCGTTTTAAAAGAAGCAAATTTTGCCGACATCATCCGGCAAACGGTTACGTTTATGTATGCTACTTGTAAAACCTATAATCTTGTTGCGTAA
- a CDS encoding PspC domain-containing protein yields MKRLQYFIESQAFGVCTALGEKLGFATSSIRMSFIYLSFLTFGSPVLIYLMLAFWLNIQKCLRRQKSTVWDF; encoded by the coding sequence ATGAAACGATTACAATATTTTATCGAATCGCAGGCATTTGGCGTTTGTACCGCTTTGGGCGAAAAATTAGGTTTTGCTACCAGCAGTATCCGAATGTCGTTTATTTATTTATCGTTCCTTACTTTTGGCTCACCCGTACTTATTTATTTAATGCTGGCCTTTTGGTTAAATATTCAAAAATGTCTGCGCCGGCAAAAAAGCACCGTCTGGGATTTTTAA
- a CDS encoding pyruvate dehydrogenase complex E1 component subunit beta, with protein MRTIQFREALREAMSEEMRRDPSIFLMGEEVAEYNGAYKVSQGMLDEFGPERIIDTPIAELGFAGIGIGAAMNGLRPIVEFMTFNFSLVAIDQVINSAAKMMSMSGGQYRVPIVFRGPTGSAGMLSSQHSQNFENWYANCPGLKVVVPSNPADAKGLLKSAIRDEDPVIFMESEQMYGDKGEVPEEEYIIPIGVADVKRPGTDVTLVSFGKMMKVVLAAAEELQKENISAEVIDLRTVRPIDYKTITESVKKTNRLVVIEEAWPLASISSEIAFNVQHNAFDYLDAPVKRVTCRDVPLPYAPTLIEASLPNIERTVKAVQSVMYRKVS; from the coding sequence ATGCGAACAATTCAGTTTAGAGAGGCTTTACGGGAAGCCATGTCCGAAGAAATGCGACGAGATCCCAGTATTTTTTTAATGGGGGAAGAAGTAGCCGAATACAATGGTGCCTATAAAGTAAGTCAAGGCATGCTGGATGAATTTGGGCCGGAACGCATTATTGATACTCCTATTGCCGAGTTAGGCTTTGCGGGTATTGGTATTGGAGCTGCCATGAACGGCTTACGGCCAATCGTGGAATTTATGACTTTTAACTTCTCGTTGGTAGCTATTGACCAGGTTATAAATTCAGCGGCCAAAATGATGTCGATGTCAGGTGGCCAGTACCGGGTGCCGATTGTTTTCCGCGGACCAACCGGTAGCGCTGGTATGTTGTCGTCGCAGCACTCGCAAAATTTTGAAAACTGGTACGCTAACTGCCCTGGTTTAAAAGTAGTGGTACCAAGCAACCCCGCCGATGCCAAAGGACTTTTAAAATCTGCCATCCGCGACGAAGATCCGGTTATTTTTATGGAATCGGAGCAGATGTACGGCGATAAAGGCGAAGTTCCTGAAGAAGAATATATTATTCCTATTGGCGTAGCCGACGTAAAACGCCCCGGTACCGACGTAACTTTGGTATCTTTCGGTAAAATGATGAAAGTAGTTTTGGCTGCAGCCGAAGAACTGCAAAAAGAAAATATTTCGGCCGAGGTAATTGATTTACGTACGGTTCGCCCAATCGATTATAAAACTATTACTGAGTCGGTTAAAAAAACCAATCGGTTAGTAGTAATTGAAGAAGCCTGGCCATTGGCCTCTATTTCTTCTGAAATTGCTTTTAACGTGCAGCACAATGCCTTTGATTACCTGGATGCACCGGTTAAACGGGTTACTTGCCGCGATGTGCCTTTGCCTTATGCGCCTACCCTTATCGAAGCGTCTTTGCCTAATATCGAGCGTACCGTTAAAGCCGTGCAATCGGTTATGTACCGGAAAGTTTCTTAG
- a CDS encoding glycosyltransferase family 2 protein, whose amino-acid sequence MDYKPVPTVAIVILNWNGQKFLAQFLPSVIKYSDGCAIYVVDNQSTDNSLLFLKEHFPEIKLIVHPQNLGFCAGYNEALRQIKVDYYVLLNSDVEVTSGWVTPVISLMEAQPAIAACQPKIKSYYQPTFFEYAGAGGGLLDRYGYPFCRGRLFQTLEEDHNQYNDVVPVFWASGACLFVRATAYQQTDGLETAFFAHMEEIDLCWRLQNIGYQVMYCGQSTVFHVGGGTLPATNPRKTFLNFRNGLALLYKNLGSSNFYLILMARLLLDWIAALKFLLGGQPADFRAVLKAHWAVWQNRKYWQQKRAEQKQTKAKNLSGYYKGSIVWDYFVRQKRSYPELEKNKF is encoded by the coding sequence TTGGATTATAAGCCGGTTCCTACTGTTGCTATTGTTATTTTAAACTGGAATGGCCAAAAGTTCTTAGCCCAGTTCCTGCCTTCGGTAATTAAGTATTCTGATGGTTGTGCTATTTACGTAGTTGATAACCAATCTACTGATAATTCATTACTATTTTTAAAAGAACATTTCCCGGAGATTAAGTTGATTGTGCACCCGCAAAATCTGGGTTTTTGCGCGGGCTATAACGAAGCGCTCCGGCAAATAAAAGTCGATTATTACGTTCTTCTAAACTCCGATGTTGAAGTTACCTCGGGTTGGGTTACTCCTGTTATTAGTTTAATGGAAGCTCAACCTGCTATTGCGGCTTGTCAACCCAAAATAAAATCTTACTACCAGCCTACCTTTTTTGAATACGCCGGAGCCGGCGGCGGTTTACTCGATCGCTACGGCTATCCGTTTTGCCGGGGCCGCTTATTTCAAACTTTAGAAGAAGACCATAATCAATACAACGATGTAGTTCCGGTTTTTTGGGCCAGCGGGGCTTGCTTGTTTGTACGTGCCACGGCCTATCAGCAAACCGACGGATTAGAAACCGCTTTTTTTGCCCACATGGAAGAAATAGATTTGTGCTGGCGCTTACAAAACATTGGCTACCAAGTTATGTATTGCGGACAAAGCACGGTGTTTCATGTGGGGGGCGGCACTTTGCCCGCCACTAATCCGCGTAAAACGTTTTTAAATTTCAGGAATGGCCTGGCCTTGTTGTATAAAAATTTAGGTTCTTCTAATTTTTATCTGATTCTGATGGCGCGGTTGCTCCTGGATTGGATTGCCGCTCTTAAATTTTTGCTGGGCGGCCAACCCGCCGATTTTAGGGCAGTACTGAAAGCGCACTGGGCTGTTTGGCAAAATCGGAAATATTGGCAACAGAAAAGAGCGGAACAAAAACAAACAAAAGCAAAAAACTTATCGGGCTATTATAAAGGCAGTATTGTGTGGGATTACTTTGTGCGGCAAAAAAGAAGTTATCCGGAATTAGAAAAGAATAAATTTTAA
- a CDS encoding undecaprenyl-phosphate glucose phosphotransferase, with product MAGQNEKYIKVINSLGDLILLNLAALAGYLSRFKGFDNFVESQFLSLLLYCNLAWITSASILNSYNIKRVTRITSIVSNLIKQVILYILLVEASLNITKPYFFSREFLTYSYIYLTILMVCWRVGLTYLLKYHRIKGGNYKKVVIAGFGRASNQLRKYFESRPDTGYRFYGYFDDNAKNSSKFLGRIEELEDYVQRHAIDEIYCSAYELTSNQVTKIIDFAEDNLIRLKFIPEANLIQSRKLEVDFYDLIPIMNLRPIPLDDSFNMVVKRAFDIVFSLLIIVFILSWLIPLIGLLIKLDSKGPILFKQLRNGRDNEPFVCYKFRSMRVNEEADTKQATKDDNRVTNLGKFLRRSNLDELPQFFNVLLGDMSVVGPRPHPVKLNENYRRLIGRYMARHLIKPGVTGLAQVKGYRGETSEPHQMKNRIKIDLFYIENWTFLLDIKIIMLTIYNMFKGEENAF from the coding sequence ATGGCAGGTCAGAACGAAAAGTACATTAAAGTAATAAATTCTTTAGGAGATTTAATTTTACTTAACTTAGCCGCTCTGGCTGGCTATTTAAGCCGGTTTAAAGGTTTCGATAATTTTGTAGAATCTCAGTTTTTAAGCCTTTTACTTTACTGCAATCTCGCCTGGATTACCTCAGCTTCTATTCTAAATTCCTATAACATTAAGCGGGTAACCCGCATTACTTCTATTGTAAGTAATTTAATAAAACAGGTAATTTTATACATCCTGTTGGTAGAAGCCTCTTTAAACATTACCAAGCCTTATTTCTTTTCCCGCGAATTTCTTACCTACTCCTATATTTATCTTACCATATTAATGGTTTGCTGGCGGGTAGGTTTAACTTATTTGCTTAAATACCATCGCATTAAAGGAGGAAATTATAAAAAAGTGGTTATTGCGGGTTTTGGCAGAGCCTCTAACCAATTACGTAAATACTTTGAATCCAGACCCGATACGGGTTACCGGTTTTACGGGTATTTTGATGATAACGCAAAGAACTCGAGCAAGTTTTTAGGCAGAATTGAAGAACTGGAAGATTACGTGCAGCGCCATGCCATCGATGAGATTTATTGTTCGGCTTACGAACTTACCAGTAACCAGGTAACTAAAATTATAGATTTTGCCGAAGATAATTTAATCCGGTTAAAGTTTATTCCGGAGGCCAATTTAATCCAGTCGCGCAAATTAGAAGTTGATTTTTATGATCTGATCCCGATCATGAATCTCCGGCCCATTCCCCTGGATGATTCGTTTAACATGGTGGTAAAAAGAGCTTTTGATATTGTTTTCTCCTTACTGATAATCGTATTTATTCTTTCTTGGTTAATTCCGCTGATTGGTTTATTAATAAAGTTAGATTCTAAAGGCCCTATTCTTTTTAAGCAATTAAGAAATGGCCGCGATAATGAACCTTTTGTTTGCTATAAATTTAGAAGCATGCGGGTAAACGAAGAAGCCGACACCAAACAAGCTACTAAAGATGATAACCGGGTTACGAACCTGGGTAAATTTTTAAGAAGATCTAATTTAGATGAGTTGCCCCAATTTTTTAATGTTTTATTGGGCGATATGTCGGTGGTAGGCCCCAGGCCACACCCGGTAAAATTAAACGAAAACTACCGCCGGTTAATTGGTCGCTATATGGCGCGGCATTTAATTAAACCCGGGGTAACCGGTTTAGCCCAGGTAAAAGGCTACCGTGGAGAAACCTCGGAGCCGCACCAGATGAAAAACCGCATTAAAATTGATTTGTTCTACATCGAGAACTGGACTTTTTTGCTGGATATAAAAATTATCATGCTTACCATTTACAACATGTTTAAGGGCGAGGAAAACGCATTTTAA